A region of Flavobacteriales bacterium DNA encodes the following proteins:
- a CDS encoding cytochrome-c peroxidase: MKTRHMLWGLTSVLLIIIACGKDDLLNKDIAKSPEPQLPDTPYDYKSTNNAKATLGRVLFYEKALSLNNTVSCGSCHKQTFGFADNTAVSKGLEGLPTARNTSSLLNDNTRRFWDNRAADFDEAVLQPVQNHTEMFIFDLSILPEKLGQRPYYGKLFKDAYGDEVISVERIQRALSFFLGTMNATVNIPLRYSTSPSQFTALEHEGRKLFIGKAKCSGCHTSSTFLSGWSGESQNIGLDIEYKDNGVGTVINREHLYGSFKVPSLLNISRTAPYMHDGRFATLREVIDHYNEGIQPHPNLAFNLRKGHYSDLPLEPGDDPSNPPPIRLGLTEHEKQALEAFLKTMVDQDILTSPRFSDPFRN, encoded by the coding sequence TGCGGTAAGGATGATCTACTTAATAAGGATATTGCAAAAAGTCCGGAACCTCAATTACCAGACACACCCTATGATTACAAATCAACAAACAATGCAAAAGCTACGCTTGGAAGGGTATTGTTCTATGAGAAAGCACTGTCTCTTAACAATACCGTATCCTGTGGTTCCTGTCATAAGCAAACATTCGGATTCGCGGATAATACAGCTGTCAGCAAAGGTCTGGAAGGCTTGCCCACAGCAAGAAATACCTCGAGCCTCCTGAACGACAATACCCGACGATTCTGGGATAACCGGGCAGCCGATTTTGACGAAGCCGTGCTTCAACCGGTACAAAATCATACAGAGATGTTCATCTTTGACCTGTCCATTCTACCTGAAAAATTAGGTCAAAGGCCTTACTACGGTAAGCTATTTAAGGATGCTTACGGAGACGAAGTAATCAGTGTGGAACGAATTCAGAGAGCCTTGAGTTTCTTTCTCGGAACCATGAATGCCACAGTCAATATTCCTTTGCGTTATTCCACCAGTCCTTCCCAATTTACTGCATTGGAACATGAAGGAAGAAAACTGTTCATTGGAAAAGCGAAATGCTCGGGATGTCATACCAGTTCCACCTTTTTATCTGGATGGTCAGGAGAATCTCAGAACATTGGGCTCGATATCGAATACAAGGATAATGGGGTTGGGACTGTTATCAACCGTGAACATCTCTACGGATCCTTTAAAGTACCTTCTCTTCTGAACATCTCCAGAACCGCACCTTATATGCACGATGGCAGGTTTGCAACATTAAGGGAAGTCATTGATCACTACAACGAGGGTATTCAACCCCATCCGAACCTGGCATTTAATCTAAGGAAAGGACACTATAGCGATCTACCGCTGGAGCCGGGAGATGATCCGAGCAACCCACCTCCTATCCGCCTGGGATTGACAGAACATGAAAAACAGGCGCTGGAAGCATTCTTAAAAACCATGGTAGATCAGGATATCCTTACAAGTCCCCGCTTTTCAGACCCATTCAGGAATTAG